Proteins encoded by one window of Carassius auratus strain Wakin chromosome 24, ASM336829v1, whole genome shotgun sequence:
- the LOC113042100 gene encoding conserved oligomeric Golgi complex subunit 7-like — MDFSKFLADDFDVKDWVNGAFKVVQKDVPGKTDAHASTLVMKLQLFIQEVNNSIEESSSQALQNMPRVLRDIEALKQEASFLKDQMILVKEDIKKFEQDTVQSMQVLVEIDQVKSRMQLAAEALQEADKWSTLSADIEETFKTQDVVVISGKLTAMQGSLAMLVDTPDYSEKCVQLEALKNRLEALTSTQIVSTFNSLATDQAKIFVRVFTEMDRMPQLLAYYYKCHKVQLLSVWESICQSDAPLKQQLSEFYDTLLSTWHTQLQWSSQVFKNPCEVLTVLMIQTLGAMVPSIPDCIAVALKRCSGDCRLDVLLELHQTAANFSRSLEAAMQPQLGDCNLLKVAELVSCVYAPYKNYQMQYGELEETNLLIQLSAVPLERGEVLDCVLELTHSVQKVFGLAAAAVDRCVKFTDGLGVCGLIKALRALFSKYVSDFSVTLQSIRKKYKLEDTPTSEVFTEDWTAFQNSVRIIATCGELLRQCGAFEQQLSNKILGRAGRFLWEGFNPRSLTGLQEGVAERRSQKNPWQEYNYLQQTNTAEYNTFLETLHSLKEKGTGNSSLLAETRSALTRLNQQANQLAFDSVFLQIKQQLFLLNKPEGRRSANMSETLTDDLPAFSLSPQEYISNIGQYVMSLPLHLEPFVTQEDPALELALHTGKLPYPPEQGDDVPELENTADYWLGSIARATMQTYCDVILQLPELSPHATKQLATDIDYLSNVMDALGLQTSKTLQNIVTLLRAKPDEYRQTAKPFPRRLASAIASMRALEY; from the exons ATGGACTTCTCCAAGTTCCTGGCAGATGATTTTGATGTAAAGGACTGGGTGAATGGAGCTTTTAAAGTGGTTCAGAAAGATGTTCCTGGTAAAACAGACGCTCATGCTTCTACTCTGGTCATGAAGCTGCAGCTGTTCATTCAAGAGGTCAATAACTCTATAGAAG agaGCAGCAGTCAGGCCCTGCAGAATATGCCTCGTGTATTGAGGGATATTGAAGCTCTGAAACAGGAGGCGTCTTTCCTGAAGGATCAGATGATTTTGGTTAAAGAGGACATCAAGAAATTCGAACAGGACACAGTGCAGTCCATGCAG GTGCTGGTGGAGATTGATCAGGTGAAGTCTCGCATGCAGTTAGCAGCAGAAGCGCTACAGGAAGCTGATAAATGGAGCACTCTCAGTGCCGACATCGAGGAGACTTTTAAGACACAG gaCGTGGTTGTGATCAGCGGTAAACTGACCGCCATGCAGGGTAGTTTGGCGATGCTGGTGGACACACCAGACTACAGTGAGAAGTGTGTTCAGCTGGAGGCTCTGAAGAACCGTCTGGAAGCGCTGACCAGCACACAGATCGTCTCCACCTTCAACTCACTCGCTACAG ATCAAGCAAAGATTTTTGTACGAGTTTTTACCGAAATGGACAGAATGCCGCAGTTACTGGCTTACTACTATAAATGCCACAag gtacAACTGTTGAGCGTGTGGGAGAGCATCTGTCAGTCAGACGCTCCTCTGAAGCAGCAGCTCTCTGAGTTTTACGACACACTTCTGTCTACGTGGCACACACAGCTCCAGTGGAGCAGTCAG GTCTTTAAAAACCCCTGTGAGGTGCTCACCGTGCTGATGATTCAGACGTTGGGGGCGATGGTGCCGTCTATCCCAGACTGCATTGCTGTGGCGCTGAAGCGTTGCTCTGGTGATTGTCGTCTGGACGTGCTGTTGGAGCTTCATCAGACGGCGGCAAACTTCAGTCGCAGCCTGGAGGCAGCAATGCAGCCGCAGCTCG GCGATTGTAACCTCTTGAAGGTGGCAGAGCTGGTTTCTTGTGTTTATGCACCTTATAAGAATTATCAGATGCAGTACGGAGAGCTAGAGGAGACAAACTTACTGATCCAGCTCAGTGCTGTTCCTCTG GAGCGTGGTGAGGTTCTGGACTGTGTGTTAGAGCTCACACACTCGGTTCAGAAGGTTTTTGGTTTGGCGGCGGCTGCTGTGGATCGCTGTGTGAAGTTCACGGATGGACTCGGTGTGTGTGGGCTCATCAAAGCTCTGCGAGCACTTTTCAGCAA gtATGTGTCAGACTTCTCTGTCACACTTCAATCAATCAGGAAGAAGTATAAGTTAGAGGACACGCCCACTTCTGAGGTGTTCACTGAGGATTGGACGGCTTTCCAGAACTCTGTcag AATCATTGCAACCTGTGGGGAGCTACTCAGACAGTGTGGAGCATTTGAACAGCAGCTTTCAAACAA GATCCTGGGGAGGGCGGGGCGCTTTCTGTGGGAGGGGTTTAACCCCAGAAGTCTGACTGGTTTACAAGAGGGCGTGGCTGAGAGGCGGAGCCAAAAGAACCCATGGCAGGAATACAACTATCTCCAGCAGACCAACACGGCTGAGTATAATACTTTCCTGGAGACGCTGCACTCCCTCAAG GAGAAAGGAACAGGAAACTCAAGCTTATTGGCCGAGACACGCAGCGCTCTGACGCGTCTGAACCAGCAGGCCAATCAGCTGGCGTTTGACTCAGTGTTCCTGCAAATCAAGCAGCAGCTTTTCCTTCTCAACAAACCAGAG GGCCGCCGCTCTGCTAATATGAGTGAAACGCTAACTGATGATCTGCCGGCCTTCAGTTTGTCACCGCAGGAGTACATCTCTAAT aTCGGTCAGTATGTCATGTCTTTGCCTCTGCATTTGGAGCCGTTTGTGACTCAGGAGGATCCAGCGCTGGAACTCGCTCTACACACTGGAAAACTGCCGTACCCTCCAGAACAAG GCGATGATGTCCCTGAGCTGGAGAACACTGCGGATTATTGGCTGGGTTCTATCGCCAGGGCGACCATGCAGACCTATTGTGATGTCATCCTGCAGCTTCCTGAGCTCAGCCCACATGCAACCAAACAGCTGGCAACTGACATAG ATTACCTGAGCAACGTCATGGATGCGCTGGGGTTGCAGACCTCGAAAACTCTCCAGAATATTGTCACCCTTCTTCGTGCAAAACCGGACGAATACCGGCAGACGGCCAAACCCTTCCCGCGCAGACTGGCCTCGGCCATCGCCTCCATGAGGGCTCTGGAGTACTGA